In Microbacterium sp. 1.5R, the following are encoded in one genomic region:
- the yidC gene encoding membrane protein insertase YidC, which translates to MGLDLLLASATPSPEPASGGFDLIGTILWPLKWVVELVLVAWHWLFTAVGLPAASGLTWVLSIVGLVIVVRAALIPLFVKQIKSQRKMMEIAPELRKVQEKYRGKKDQLSREAMSRETMALYKKHGTTPMSSCLPLLVQMPIFFSLFSVLSDVSKHHNLGVGGVGLLNAELTEQFYNAELFGVASLHETLGNAVDAGNTTAIIILVTLVVLMIASQFFTQLQIISKNLSPEAKTGQAYQMQKIMLYVLPLGFIFSGIFFPLGVVVYWFISNLWTMGQQFLVIREMPTPGSEAAKAREERLARKGKAIDASGKVVPMAAYEAEQQRLLEEAERAKAQAPKRQQPVGKKRSKKKGSGS; encoded by the coding sequence GTGGGTCTTGACCTTCTGCTCGCCAGCGCAACACCCTCGCCGGAGCCTGCCTCCGGCGGCTTCGATCTGATCGGAACCATCCTCTGGCCCCTCAAGTGGGTCGTCGAGCTCGTGCTCGTCGCCTGGCACTGGCTGTTCACGGCCGTCGGTCTTCCTGCCGCATCCGGTCTGACCTGGGTGCTGTCGATCGTCGGTCTCGTGATCGTGGTCCGTGCTGCCCTGATCCCGCTCTTCGTGAAGCAGATCAAGAGCCAGCGAAAGATGATGGAAATTGCTCCTGAGCTGCGAAAAGTTCAAGAGAAGTACCGGGGTAAGAAGGATCAGCTCTCTCGCGAGGCCATGAGCCGCGAGACGATGGCGCTCTACAAGAAGCACGGCACGACGCCGATGTCGAGCTGTCTTCCGCTTCTTGTGCAGATGCCCATCTTCTTCTCGCTGTTCAGCGTTCTGAGCGACGTCTCGAAGCACCACAACCTGGGTGTCGGAGGCGTCGGTCTGCTGAACGCCGAGCTCACCGAGCAGTTCTACAACGCCGAGCTCTTCGGTGTCGCATCGCTGCACGAGACGCTGGGGAACGCGGTCGACGCAGGGAACACCACAGCGATCATCATCCTGGTCACGCTCGTCGTGCTCATGATCGCGTCGCAGTTCTTCACGCAGCTGCAGATCATCTCGAAGAACCTGTCGCCCGAAGCCAAGACCGGCCAGGCGTACCAGATGCAGAAGATCATGCTCTACGTGCTGCCTCTCGGCTTCATCTTCTCGGGCATCTTCTTCCCGCTCGGCGTGGTCGTCTACTGGTTCATCTCGAACCTCTGGACCATGGGACAGCAGTTCCTCGTCATCCGTGAGATGCCGACTCCCGGATCTGAGGCTGCGAAGGCTCGTGAAGAGCGTCTTGCTCGCAAGGGCAAGGCGATCGACGCCTCGGGCAAGGTCGTCCCGATGGCGGCATACGAAGCAGAGCAGCAGCGTCTGCTCGAAGAGGCGGAGCGCGCGAAGGCGCAGGCCCCCAAGCGTCAGCAGCCGGTGGGCAAGAAGCGTTCGAAGAAGAAGGGGAGCGGTTCGTGA
- the yidD gene encoding membrane protein insertion efficiency factor YidD, with amino-acid sequence MTALPASSIGSAQLHAGDAIRSIPLIPRNLVLGLLAGYRKVISPMYGDVCAYYPSCSAYAVGAVQQHGAVRGAALSAWRIVRCNPWSHGGVDDVRPHEHFRYDLTAHGFVVPARKD; translated from the coding sequence ATGACCGCTCTTCCGGCATCCTCGATCGGCTCCGCTCAGCTTCATGCCGGTGACGCGATCCGCAGCATCCCGCTGATCCCCCGGAATCTCGTCCTGGGGCTCCTCGCCGGGTACCGCAAGGTGATCTCCCCGATGTATGGAGATGTCTGCGCCTATTACCCATCTTGTTCCGCTTACGCTGTAGGTGCGGTGCAACAGCACGGCGCAGTGCGGGGAGCGGCGCTCTCGGCGTGGCGCATCGTTCGTTGCAATCCCTGGAGCCACGGCGGCGTCGATGACGTCCGTCCGCACGAACACTTCCGTTATGACCTGACCGCTCACGGTTTCGTCGTCCCTGCCCGAAAGGATTGA